A genomic window from Geotrypetes seraphini chromosome 18, aGeoSer1.1, whole genome shotgun sequence includes:
- the POU4F3 gene encoding POU domain, class 4, transcription factor 3: MMAMNSKQPFPMHLQEPKFASLHSSAEAMRRVCLPAPQLQANLFGGFDESLLARAEALAAVDIVSHGKSHPFKPDATYHTMSSVPCTATSSAVPISHPSALTSHPHHAVHQGLDGDLLDHISPSLTVSGMGAPDHSLMATQIHPHHLGAMGHLHQAVGMGHPHASAPNGMSCLNDMESDPRELEAFAERFKQRRIKLGVTQADVGAALANLKIPGVGSLSQSTICRFESLTLSHNNMIALKPVLQAWLEEAEAAYREKNAKPELFSGGERKRKRTSIAAPEKRSLEAYFAIQPRPSSEKIAAIAEKLDLKKNVVRVWFCNQRQKQKRMKYSAIH, from the exons ATGATGGCCATGAACAGTAAGCAGCCGTTCCCCATGCACCTCCAAGAGCCTAAATTCGCCAGTCTGCACTCGAGCGCGGAGGCTATGCGCAGGGTTTGTCTCCCAGCCCCGCAG CTCCAGGCCAATCTGTTTGGAGGCTTTGATGAAAGTCTACTGGCCCGCGCTGAAGCTCTGGCTGCTGTTGACATCGTCTCTCACGGCAAGAGCCATCCTTTCAAGCCAGATGCAACGTACCATACCATGAGCAGCGTCCCATGCACGGCCACCTCCTCGGCTGTGCCCATCTCGCACCCTTCGGCCCTGACCTCGCATCCTCACCACGCGGTGCACCAAGGCTTGGATGGAGACCTCCTGGACCATATTTCGCCATCCTTGACAGTGAGCGGCATGGGGGCGCCCGATCACTCGCTAATGGCCACCCAAATCCACCCTCACCATCTAGGAGCAATGGGGCATCTACACCAGGCAGTGGGCATGGGGCACCCGCACGCGTCCGCTCCCAACGGGATGTCCTGCCTCAACGACATGGAGTCGGATCCCAGGGAGCTGGAAGCCTTTGCGGAAAGGTTCAAGCAGAGGCGGATCAAGCTCGGGGTGACCCAGGCCGATGTCGGAGCAGCTCTGGCCAACCTGAAGATCCCGGGAGTGGGCTCCCTTAGCCAGAGCACCATTTGCCGGTTTGAGTCTTTGACCCTGTCCCACAATAACATGATCGCCCTCAAGCCCGTCCTGCAAGCGTGGCTGGAAGAGGCAGAAGCCGCCTACCGGGAGAAGAACGCCAAGCCCGAGCTCTTCAGCGGCGGCGAGAGGAAACGGAAGCGCACCTCCATCGCGGCCCCGGAGAAGAGGTCTCTGGAAGCCTACTTTGCCATCCAGCCCAGGCCTTCCTCGGAGAAGATAGCCGCCATCGCCGAGAAGCTGGACCTTAAAAAGAACGTGGTGCGAGTGTGGTTTTGCAACCAAAGACAGAAGCAAAAGAGGATGAAATACTCGGCCATCCATTAA